A part of Paraburkholderia largidicola genomic DNA contains:
- a CDS encoding aldo/keto reductase produces MDAPTDFQLRKIPLKHGPGAMPAIGFGTLIPDPATTRTAVYDALTEGFRHFDCAERYRNESEVGEALQKGLAANGIAREEVFVTTKLWNSNHRPERVPQAFEASCKKLGIDYLDLYLIHTPFAFQPGDDQDPRDQNGDVIYDDGVTLLDTWRAMEALVDGGKCRAIGLSDITLSDLQPLYEVARIKPAAVQVEAHPYLPETELLEFCNGNGIVFLAFAPLGHGIRPGPLDDPVVAAIAARVEKTPAQVLLAWAVQRGTAMLTTPKTAARARENFSIAALPADAFEAIDQIQTRRRYNEVVKTGTPGFIPSRK; encoded by the coding sequence ATGGATGCGCCGACAGATTTCCAGCTGCGAAAAATCCCGCTGAAACACGGGCCTGGTGCGATGCCCGCCATCGGGTTCGGTACGCTCATCCCCGATCCGGCCACGACCCGAACGGCTGTCTACGATGCTCTGACAGAAGGGTTTCGACACTTCGATTGCGCGGAGCGATATAGAAACGAGAGCGAGGTAGGCGAGGCCTTGCAGAAGGGGCTCGCAGCGAATGGGATCGCTCGCGAAGAGGTCTTCGTTACGACCAAGCTCTGGAACTCGAACCATCGGCCCGAGCGCGTCCCGCAGGCTTTCGAAGCAAGCTGCAAGAAGCTTGGAATCGACTATCTGGATCTGTACCTGATACACACGCCCTTTGCATTCCAGCCCGGAGACGATCAGGACCCACGCGATCAGAATGGCGACGTGATCTACGACGACGGCGTGACGTTGCTCGACACATGGCGCGCGATGGAAGCGCTCGTCGATGGCGGGAAATGCCGCGCAATCGGACTGTCCGACATTACGTTGAGCGATCTGCAACCTCTATATGAGGTGGCACGAATCAAACCGGCGGCGGTGCAGGTCGAAGCCCATCCGTATCTTCCTGAAACGGAGCTTCTCGAGTTCTGCAACGGCAACGGGATCGTGTTTTTGGCGTTTGCTCCGCTGGGACATGGAATAAGGCCGGGCCCGCTCGATGATCCCGTCGTCGCAGCGATCGCTGCGCGTGTCGAGAAAACACCGGCCCAGGTCCTACTTGCCTGGGCGGTGCAACGCGGCACGGCGATGCTGACCACGCCAAAGACAGCCGCTCGCGCGCGGGAAAACTTCAGTATTGCCGCGCTCCCGGCAGACGCGTTCGAGGCGATCGATCAGATTCAGACCCGGCGTCGATACAACGAAGTCGTGAAGACGGGCACGCCAGGATTCATTCCGTCACGCAAATGA
- a CDS encoding MOSC and FAD-binding oxidoreductase domain-containing protein yields MARLLSVNVGLPRDIEWNGRTVHTGIWKLPVQGRCVARRLGLEGDGQGDLGGHGGEQRAVLAYQIDSYRHWEASLNRKAFGFGQFSENFTIDGMPDREVCIGDVYQIGHAIFEVTQPRVTCYRLGIRMDEPRMPALLTSSGRPGFYLRVLQEGDVGAGDEIIKLRSAKEQMTVEEINALLYSPDHPRDRLERALCIDALSPGWRRSFNTLLGSIEAGATSGNAGLAPAAASNAVAPGFRPLTVVAIQTESADVLSFVFEATDGLPLQQARPGQYVVLRLRQSADDAPFFRSYSLSGAPSTGRYRISVKVEPDGVAGTYLGGRVRVGDTLDVSAPRGDFILKEGTNPVVLLSAGIGVTPVLSMLNALSAAGVERQVLWIHAARDGKHHPLSAESGHLLSMLEHGRSYVCYSAPAAGDRIGVDFDDTGRVSQTMLEKVGLPADADVYLCGPTSFMQDMKRTLGEGMGVPGSRLHMERFGGVESLNPGMTDTSVRAPHLPVAASTEGPLVSFARSGIATHWNALSYQSILELAEACDVPVRWSCRSGICHNCESGLVSGAVAYAPEPLDKPADGNVLICCARPVGDVVVDL; encoded by the coding sequence ATGGCTCGACTGCTATCGGTGAATGTTGGCCTCCCGCGCGACATCGAATGGAATGGGCGGACCGTGCATACGGGAATCTGGAAGCTTCCGGTGCAAGGGCGTTGTGTCGCGCGGCGACTGGGCCTTGAAGGTGACGGTCAAGGAGACCTTGGCGGTCATGGCGGAGAACAACGCGCCGTGCTGGCCTATCAGATCGACTCGTATCGACACTGGGAGGCGTCGCTGAACAGGAAAGCGTTCGGCTTTGGACAGTTCAGCGAGAACTTCACGATAGATGGGATGCCGGACCGTGAGGTCTGCATCGGCGATGTCTACCAGATCGGTCATGCAATTTTCGAAGTCACTCAGCCGCGCGTGACCTGCTATCGCCTTGGCATTCGCATGGATGAGCCGCGTATGCCGGCTTTGCTGACATCCAGCGGACGCCCGGGGTTCTATTTGCGCGTCCTGCAGGAAGGCGACGTCGGTGCGGGCGACGAAATCATCAAGCTGCGAAGTGCGAAGGAGCAGATGACCGTCGAAGAGATCAATGCGCTGCTGTATTCGCCTGACCATCCACGCGACCGACTGGAGCGCGCATTGTGTATCGATGCGCTGTCGCCGGGATGGCGGAGGTCGTTCAACACATTACTCGGCAGCATCGAGGCGGGCGCGACTAGCGGCAACGCGGGGCTTGCACCTGCTGCGGCGTCGAATGCGGTTGCGCCCGGCTTTCGACCACTCACGGTCGTCGCAATCCAAACAGAGTCAGCCGACGTTCTTTCGTTCGTCTTCGAGGCGACGGACGGACTGCCGCTTCAGCAGGCTCGTCCGGGGCAATATGTCGTGTTGCGATTGAGACAGAGCGCTGACGATGCGCCGTTCTTTCGGAGCTATTCGCTCTCGGGCGCGCCATCGACAGGCCGATATCGCATCAGCGTGAAAGTCGAACCGGACGGTGTGGCCGGCACCTATCTCGGCGGTCGGGTTCGGGTTGGAGATACGCTCGATGTCAGCGCGCCACGCGGGGACTTCATCCTCAAGGAAGGAACGAATCCCGTCGTGTTGCTCAGTGCGGGAATCGGCGTGACGCCGGTTCTCTCGATGCTGAACGCACTGTCGGCGGCAGGGGTGGAGCGGCAGGTACTCTGGATTCATGCGGCCCGTGATGGCAAGCATCATCCGCTCAGCGCCGAATCTGGCCACCTGCTTAGCATGCTCGAGCACGGACGCAGCTACGTTTGCTACAGCGCGCCAGCGGCGGGCGATCGTATCGGCGTCGATTTCGACGACACGGGGCGTGTGTCGCAAACGATGTTGGAAAAGGTCGGCCTTCCCGCGGATGCCGATGTCTATCTGTGCGGACCCACATCGTTCATGCAGGACATGAAGCGAACGCTGGGAGAAGGCATGGGTGTTCCGGGTTCACGGCTTCATATGGAGCGCTTCGGCGGCGTCGAATCGCTGAATCCCGGTATGACGGACACGTCGGTACGGGCTCCGCATTTGCCGGTAGCCGCGTCTACGGAAGGGCCGCTGGTGTCGTTCGCGCGCAGTGGCATCGCCACGCACTGGAATGCGCTTTCTTATCAAAGCATTCTTGAACTGGCCGAAGCCTGCGATGTGCCCGTCCGGTGGTCATGCCGGTCGGGAATATGTCACAACTGCGAGAGTGGGCTTGTTTCAGGGGCGGTCGCCTATGCGCCGGAGCCGCTCGACAAGCCTGCCGATGGCAATGTGCTGATTTGCTGCGCGCGGCCCGTCGGAGATGTCGTGGTGGATTTGTAG